From Mytilus edulis chromosome 9, xbMytEdul2.2, whole genome shotgun sequence, the proteins below share one genomic window:
- the LOC139490424 gene encoding fucolectin-like, producing MMYQYLVGLLFSLFCCGLADENIALDKPTKMSSIYDTYIHEGRHYVCCYSDYAVDGNKSTTWVNGRQDFICANTDSILNQHEWWAVDLQRVYSIENIHLFGRTDCCQISLSNFDVDVIWPTCSCNQWTNYEEGKVYACHYQAAETQRINITCPPNTRGRFVRIRRRDTLALGICEIEIYGNPINSFLESGVLGSNKAYACGNTGYEYLGPIIGTSVAYSRIQCTSNCITDSRCSAAEYDKTKHVCTLKSQSMNGNQSSLVPHINKDVFFIQ from the exons ATGATGTATCAATATCTTGTAGGATTGTTGTTTTCATTATTCTGCTGTG GTTTAGCAGATGAAAATATTGCATTGGATAAACCGACAAAGATGTCTTCAATTTATGATACTTACATCCATGAAGGACGACATTATGTCTGTTGTTACTCTGACTACGCAGTTGATGGAAACAAGTCCACAACATGGGTTAATGGTCGTCAGGATTTCATATGTGCAAATACAGACAGTATACTCAATCAACATGAATGGTGGGCAGTCGACCTTCAGAGAGTGTATTCTATTGAGAATATACATTTGTTTGGACGGACAGACTGTTGTC AAATCAGTTTATCAAACTTTGATGTCGACGTTATTTGGCCAACCTGTTCATGTAATCAATGGACTAATTACGAGGAAGGAAAGGTATATGCCTGTCATTACCAGGCCGCGGAAACTCAGAGAATTAATATAACCTGTCCGCCTAACACAAGAGGGAGATTTGTAAGGATAAGACGTCGAGATACGCTTGCATTAGGGATATGTGAAATAGAGATTTATGGCAATCCAATAAATAGCTTTCTAGAATCAG GCGTTCTGGGCTCTAATAAGGCCTATGCCTGTGGGAACACCGGATACGAATATCTAGGTCCAATTATAGGAACGTCTGTAGCGTATAGCCGCATTCAGTGTACTAGCAATTGCATCACGGATTCTAGGTGTTCTGCTGCAGAGTATGACAAGACAAAACATGTTTGTACACTAAAGAGCCAAAGCATGAATGGAAACCAGTCATCTTTAGTCCCACACATCAACAAAGATGTATTTTTTATTCAGTAG